A single region of the Desmonostoc muscorum LEGE 12446 genome encodes:
- a CDS encoding ThiF family adenylyltransferase — translation MEVNFNLANVCSLTNTCINLTNRTMELNLDLANASPVVTVNYSKIELWLVGCGGTGSWLAPSLVRLGRVLSQQGKQVKLYFVDPDHVESANVLRQCFCDAEIGLNKAKTLALRYSLAWKMEVTAIAQPFQAEWILPSYNTLIVVTACVDNAKARESITQVLQHNTHRPAPHIWHLDCGNSKRSGQVLLGSHLSTNPNDYDFEALGCFRLPAPTIQQPDLLVSQPEELADNNLSCEQMALLNSQSLSINQRVAAEAFDYLLQLTTGKLRRFATYFDLESGSGKSLYTTQVSIMQAILLSHSCATPIGKR, via the coding sequence ATGGAGGTAAATTTCAATTTAGCAAATGTCTGTTCCCTCACCAATACCTGTATCAACTTAACCAACCGTACTATGGAGCTAAATCTTGATTTGGCAAATGCTTCTCCTGTCGTGACTGTCAACTACTCGAAGATAGAACTGTGGCTAGTTGGGTGCGGCGGTACTGGTTCTTGGCTGGCTCCTTCTTTGGTTCGGTTAGGCAGAGTTCTTTCTCAGCAAGGTAAACAGGTGAAACTCTACTTTGTTGACCCGGATCATGTTGAGTCAGCTAACGTTTTACGCCAGTGCTTCTGTGATGCAGAAATCGGACTCAACAAAGCCAAAACGTTGGCGCTGCGCTACTCCCTGGCTTGGAAGATGGAAGTTACAGCGATCGCTCAACCTTTCCAAGCCGAATGGATTCTCCCCAGTTACAATACGCTGATTGTTGTCACTGCTTGCGTAGATAATGCCAAAGCTAGAGAGTCAATTACCCAAGTACTTCAGCACAACACTCACCGCCCTGCGCCTCACATTTGGCATTTGGATTGCGGTAACTCCAAGCGTAGTGGTCAAGTACTATTAGGTTCTCATCTGTCTACTAACCCCAACGACTATGATTTTGAAGCTTTAGGCTGCTTTCGCTTACCTGCGCCAACTATACAGCAACCCGATCTACTGGTTTCACAACCAGAAGAGTTGGCAGACAACAACTTGTCCTGTGAACAAATGGCCTTGCTCAATAGCCAGTCCTTGAGTATTAACCAGCGAGTTGCTGCGGAAGCATTTGATTATTTGCTGCAATTGACGACGGGGAAACTACGACGATTTGCTACTTATTTCGACTTAGAGAGTGGTAGCGGAAAATCCCTGTATACAACGCAAGTCAGTATTATGCAGGCAATTCTCCTGAGTCACTCCTGTGCGACGCCGATAGGGAAGCGGTAG
- a CDS encoding response regulator, with amino-acid sequence MVDIRVAIIEDHSLTRIGMRSSLNEQEGIQVVGDEATASNGLKLLQSTKPDIAIVDIGLPDRDGIWLVQQFRESLVSETAAQTKVMMLTSFAKEQMVLAAFAAGADSYCVKTIKFELLLEALHITHEGQSWIDPAIARIVLKHTRQGAAATVKPNATQTVTISAIDPEQASILQADPLTNRELEVLELIVQGYSNNEIAQKLYLSLGSVKVYVRGVLNKLCASDRTQAAVLALRAGLLN; translated from the coding sequence ATGGTAGATATTCGAGTAGCAATTATTGAAGACCATAGCTTAACGCGCATTGGAATGCGTAGTTCTCTCAATGAGCAAGAAGGTATTCAAGTCGTAGGTGATGAAGCTACAGCGTCCAATGGGTTGAAACTGCTCCAAAGTACAAAACCAGACATAGCGATCGTTGATATTGGCTTGCCGGATAGAGACGGAATATGGCTGGTGCAGCAGTTTCGGGAATCTCTAGTGTCGGAAACAGCAGCACAGACTAAAGTAATGATGCTCACTTCCTTTGCCAAAGAGCAGATGGTACTGGCAGCGTTTGCAGCCGGGGCAGACTCTTATTGTGTGAAGACAATTAAGTTCGAGTTGTTGCTGGAAGCGCTGCATATCACCCATGAAGGTCAGTCTTGGATTGATCCAGCGATCGCTCGTATTGTTCTCAAGCATACTCGTCAAGGAGCGGCGGCGACGGTAAAACCGAATGCTACTCAGACGGTGACGATCTCTGCAATTGACCCAGAGCAAGCAAGCATTCTACAAGCAGATCCACTGACAAATCGAGAATTGGAAGTCTTGGAGTTAATTGTCCAAGGCTATAGCAATAACGAGATTGCCCAGAAACTCTATCTCAGCTTGGGAAGTGTAAAAGTATATGTGCGTGGGGTTTTGAACAAGCTTTGTGCAAGCGATCGCACCCAAGCAGCTGTATTAGCGTTGCGGGCTGGTTTGCTCAATTGA
- a CDS encoding hybrid sensor histidine kinase/response regulator yields the protein MKNTLSWNITSQQRNQRILLVDDSADSLRLLQVTLKLKGYNVIIADSGAEALLKIAESPPDLVLLDVVMPDMDGYEVTRQIKHNSNLPFIPILLVTGSEKSSVVKGLDAGADEFIRKPVDKKELLARVRALLRLKHSMDEQLLLIQRREDFVTRLTHDLRTPLIAADQFLKLLQRGVFGNTLSAMRESLEQMAQSNQTLLSMVDTLLEVYQYEAGGKTLDFFVVDLWELCQQVVQELMPLADVKHLTLKAVLTKGTEASLVRVRGDRLELRRLLTNLVGNAIRFSDAGSVEIRLNSTVQGVTIEVEDTGIGMNPEEQLLLFDRFRQGKHQRRGNGLGLYLSRQIVEAHQGNISVSSTVGKGSIFTVYLPVQTAYSKMLSA from the coding sequence ATGAAGAACACTTTATCTTGGAATATAACTTCACAACAAAGAAACCAAAGAATTCTGCTGGTGGATGACTCAGCTGACAGCCTCCGCTTGCTGCAAGTCACCTTAAAGCTGAAGGGATACAACGTGATCATAGCCGACAGTGGTGCTGAAGCATTGCTAAAAATTGCTGAATCTCCTCCCGATTTGGTACTCCTAGATGTGGTGATGCCGGATATGGATGGCTACGAAGTTACGCGACAAATTAAGCACAATTCAAACTTACCTTTTATCCCAATTTTGCTGGTGACAGGTTCTGAAAAATCAAGTGTCGTCAAAGGTTTAGATGCAGGTGCAGATGAATTTATTCGCAAGCCTGTAGATAAGAAGGAATTACTGGCCAGGGTGCGGGCTTTGCTGAGACTGAAACACAGTATGGACGAACAACTGTTACTCATTCAGCGACGGGAAGATTTTGTGACCCGCCTCACTCACGACCTGCGAACTCCGCTGATAGCTGCTGACCAATTCCTAAAGTTGCTGCAAAGAGGTGTTTTTGGCAATACCTTATCAGCAATGCGTGAATCTTTAGAACAAATGGCTCAGAGTAACCAAACTTTGTTGTCAATGGTCGATACCTTGTTAGAAGTTTACCAGTATGAAGCTGGAGGCAAAACTTTGGATTTCTTTGTGGTTGACCTGTGGGAATTATGTCAGCAAGTAGTGCAAGAACTAATGCCTTTGGCCGATGTTAAACATTTAACTCTCAAAGCTGTCTTGACAAAGGGTACTGAAGCTTCTTTAGTTAGGGTTAGAGGCGATCGCCTGGAACTACGCCGACTCCTCACTAACTTAGTTGGTAATGCCATTCGCTTCAGTGATGCTGGGTCAGTAGAAATTCGCCTCAATTCCACTGTTCAAGGGGTAACGATTGAAGTAGAGGATACAGGTATTGGCATGAATCCAGAAGAACAATTACTTTTATTTGATCGCTTTCGACAGGGCAAGCATCAACGTCGGGGGAACGGTTTAGGATTATATTTGTCCCGTCAAATTGTTGAAGCCCATCAGGGAAATATTTCTGTTTCATCGACTGTTGGGAAAGGCAGTATCTTCACAGTTTATTTACCTGTGCAAACAGCTTATTCAAAAATGTTATCAGCATAA
- a CDS encoding NACHT domain-containing protein, whose translation MSNLLSDSLRQLNASGDNGFEGLIARLLEDLTGRRFYLAQSGSQEGRDMSSRDYGSNVLAVECKRYKKNTTLDHRELSGELSQVRRSIPDLDIWLLVATRDVNSTLIDNLTQEAINLGIHFELITEEIEKPDQLEVLCANSINTVNNFFKDILTDSQLQNLKQFLKNIINHPQFQQKKEALKFRLCSELIGYDNWRAKRNQQLLEYLKSEKQSRSAFGQPINIFSKNLRFITRKELLEQLDIWYSRWSNNKKIFTLLGEEGDGKTWGIAHWLGLKLQQDNEFPAVIFLTSNKISSNKPLNLFSEIITSDLNLQKENCIKRIQRWVNNSNNTPKLLLVLDGVNQHYDHLWWKNLLDELCGDQQFQNVRIIITCRTEYWRRKFDHISYVPTHKYTIQSYNNDELTEALKSHGFSRSEFSSEELLKLLRKPRYFNLMLKHYKSIEISGDLTVERLIYEDWKDRLETKNIYLDDQQFRGLIRDLAERVRETNKQYLKDKEIEDNLSFVSNRNEVFQELTTGGILRNKDSKSKINPEFLHYGFGLLLVNQLQEGIEESDKDPEEIIAEWIEPQAEMDIKAKICHYASLIALTDPKLPPIAKASLLKAWINNLNPGLDAAKEFIAYLPCDSRAYIELAEIIGSDTFGNPWAEELIKRAFMKWKKYPNILDKLSLALEKWLGFLRCDGFSNQRHPSVRIEEIRREINERVGQELKPGFFKFHGYELTVIEDVIIEDDGLLRLGRFALGLIIYLPIQNFVKTIVTGIIAEEIMGFPGKNDLFNWAFRSAAQSIWNEIKLEVEHLLTSQSLVAKKAAYRLLLYEGSKEAYEILQTLDKEILAFNQHTYEYDPCNFQWTQDNYENCLSRTDLRPELIASRIKSICINPELVVPDDLGQRLEVLVEQISINSISSTYLSDLDDHKFEEFEPALCAYAPKAIANLVRQITRNITQRTGISLRQLSFNIVKNYLILGSEKKECIYQAWQNFEQNCNTSSELDHVAEAYLFQIVLKELDAEQQLNHILQRLDPNYDFISFEKSFKPITNIEIAFLKVNNQKSLQRILWFIANNREILQPEVINQYIYPHLENDDSLIRSSVLEIIYKFGDNEIIQKFLNCSWQWNSQHHRREDHWGSLILGKYGENLSYSSLNNRIHPAYQGYAIRCRGMQVEEVRQYADDIHKIWIRLTTEVPRLPDDFPIIELNITSDDNFEQFYNKISLSDDNFVDSVTFSSRNIVWGIADINSSKDQLTQIQDINANSRLREEFRRILTEVQKDQLEFGNYFFCEIPPKDVIAEISQYPKLVDIWLTPIKPEYDNKTAEKIIQIGSTFYSILCSVLLDVNHPHAINLYHYLKNINRKISLKNSPTNICFLDYALFQVIPNGSIENEWQSRFESCNSDLELMEMTIAAQQGHALNWLNSYINTKLNSSAPLDFSRAVTILGFLETDDAFTRLSQLKEEQPNTWKKEIINISLNRWQSNSWAKQWFYLFMNTDDRLMAWSYFRLFLRCVDKRFWLWKDKLICNSSSNNFHQLYLIFFEENINKIENFIRKYERDLEKYFLCYRLSQELLQISHK comes from the coding sequence ATGAGTAATCTACTTTCAGATTCACTGCGACAACTTAATGCTTCAGGAGACAACGGCTTTGAGGGGCTAATTGCTAGATTATTAGAAGATTTAACTGGACGACGATTCTATTTGGCTCAATCAGGTTCTCAAGAGGGACGCGATATGAGTTCTCGTGATTATGGCTCAAATGTTTTAGCAGTAGAATGTAAACGTTACAAGAAAAACACAACATTAGATCATAGAGAGCTATCTGGAGAGTTAAGTCAAGTTCGGAGGTCAATTCCAGATTTAGATATTTGGCTACTGGTTGCAACTCGTGATGTTAATTCCACATTAATTGATAATTTAACTCAAGAAGCTATAAATTTAGGTATTCACTTTGAATTAATTACTGAAGAGATCGAAAAGCCAGATCAATTGGAGGTATTATGTGCTAATTCAATCAATACAGTGAACAATTTTTTCAAGGATATTTTAACAGATAGTCAATTACAAAACTTAAAACAATTTTTAAAAAACATCATTAATCATCCTCAATTTCAGCAAAAAAAAGAAGCATTAAAATTTCGGCTTTGTTCAGAGTTAATAGGTTATGATAACTGGAGAGCAAAACGAAATCAGCAATTATTAGAATATTTGAAATCAGAAAAACAATCTCGTTCTGCTTTTGGACAACCTATCAATATTTTCAGTAAAAATCTAAGATTTATTACAAGAAAAGAACTGCTAGAACAATTAGATATCTGGTATTCACGATGGTCAAATAATAAAAAAATATTTACACTTTTAGGTGAAGAAGGTGATGGAAAAACATGGGGTATAGCTCATTGGTTAGGCTTAAAATTACAACAAGATAATGAATTCCCTGCTGTTATTTTCTTAACATCAAATAAAATTAGTAGCAATAAACCTTTAAATCTCTTTTCTGAAATTATAACTAGTGATTTAAACCTACAGAAAGAAAATTGTATAAAACGTATCCAACGTTGGGTTAATAATTCAAATAATACACCCAAACTACTACTTGTATTAGATGGTGTTAACCAACATTATGATCATTTATGGTGGAAAAATCTTTTAGATGAGCTTTGCGGAGATCAACAGTTTCAAAACGTAAGAATAATAATTACTTGTCGTACTGAATATTGGCGACGAAAATTTGATCATATTAGTTATGTACCAACTCATAAATATACTATTCAATCTTATAATAATGATGAATTAACAGAAGCATTAAAATCCCATGGATTCAGTCGTTCAGAGTTTTCATCAGAAGAATTATTAAAACTACTCCGTAAACCACGCTATTTCAATCTCATGCTCAAACATTATAAAAGTATTGAAATTAGTGGCGACCTAACTGTTGAACGTCTTATTTATGAAGACTGGAAAGATAGATTAGAAACAAAAAATATTTATTTAGATGATCAACAATTTAGAGGCTTGATTAGAGATTTAGCAGAAAGAGTCAGAGAAACAAATAAGCAATATCTAAAAGATAAAGAGATAGAAGATAATTTATCTTTTGTATCTAACAGAAATGAGGTTTTTCAAGAGCTTACAACTGGGGGTATCCTAAGAAACAAAGATAGCAAAAGCAAAATTAATCCAGAATTTTTACATTATGGTTTCGGTCTATTATTGGTTAATCAACTACAGGAAGGTATAGAGGAAAGTGATAAAGATCCAGAAGAAATAATTGCCGAATGGATAGAACCACAGGCAGAAATGGATATTAAAGCAAAAATCTGTCATTATGCGAGTTTAATTGCTCTTACTGATCCTAAACTCCCACCTATAGCAAAAGCTTCTTTACTGAAGGCATGGATCAATAATCTTAATCCAGGACTAGATGCTGCAAAAGAATTTATTGCATATTTACCTTGCGATTCTCGTGCTTATATTGAATTAGCAGAAATTATAGGTTCTGATACCTTTGGAAATCCTTGGGCAGAAGAATTAATAAAACGTGCTTTCATGAAATGGAAAAAATATCCAAATATATTAGATAAACTTTCATTAGCACTAGAGAAATGGTTAGGATTTTTACGTTGTGATGGTTTTTCAAATCAGCGTCATCCTTCAGTGAGGATAGAGGAGATTAGACGCGAAATTAATGAACGAGTAGGACAAGAATTAAAACCTGGTTTTTTTAAATTTCACGGTTATGAATTAACAGTGATTGAAGATGTGATAATTGAAGACGACGGATTACTTCGTCTTGGAAGATTTGCATTAGGATTAATCATCTATCTACCAATACAAAATTTTGTTAAAACTATTGTCACAGGAATAATAGCTGAGGAAATTATGGGTTTTCCTGGCAAAAACGATTTATTTAATTGGGCATTCCGTTCTGCTGCTCAATCAATATGGAATGAAATTAAATTAGAGGTTGAACATCTTCTGACATCACAAAGTTTGGTAGCTAAAAAGGCTGCTTATCGTTTGCTGTTATACGAAGGAAGTAAAGAGGCTTATGAAATTCTACAAACATTGGATAAAGAAATCTTGGCATTTAATCAACACACATACGAATACGATCCATGTAATTTTCAATGGACTCAAGATAACTATGAAAATTGTCTTAGTAGGACTGACTTGAGACCTGAATTGATAGCTTCTCGTATAAAATCAATTTGTATTAATCCAGAGTTAGTAGTTCCCGATGATCTTGGACAACGCCTAGAAGTTTTAGTAGAACAAATTTCTATCAACTCAATTTCATCTACATATCTTAGTGACTTAGATGATCATAAATTTGAGGAATTTGAGCCTGCTCTGTGTGCCTATGCACCAAAGGCTATAGCTAATTTAGTCAGACAAATTACACGAAATATCACCCAGCGAACAGGAATAAGCTTGCGACAATTGAGCTTTAATATTGTAAAAAACTATCTTATTCTTGGTTCAGAAAAAAAAGAATGTATTTATCAGGCTTGGCAGAATTTTGAGCAAAATTGTAATACAAGTAGTGAGTTAGACCATGTAGCTGAGGCTTATCTGTTTCAAATAGTTCTTAAAGAGTTAGATGCAGAACAACAATTAAATCATATCTTACAACGTCTTGATCCAAATTACGATTTTATATCTTTTGAGAAAAGTTTTAAACCAATTACTAACATAGAAATCGCATTTTTAAAAGTCAATAATCAGAAAAGTTTACAGCGCATACTTTGGTTTATTGCTAACAACAGAGAAATTTTACAACCAGAAGTAATAAATCAATATATTTACCCTCATCTTGAAAATGATGATAGCTTAATACGTTCATCAGTCTTAGAGATCATATATAAGTTCGGTGATAATGAAATTATCCAGAAATTTCTTAACTGCTCTTGGCAATGGAATTCTCAGCATCACCGTAGAGAAGATCACTGGGGGAGTCTTATTCTTGGAAAGTATGGTGAAAATTTGTCTTATTCTAGTCTTAACAACCGTATTCATCCAGCCTATCAAGGTTATGCTATTCGCTGTCGGGGAATGCAAGTAGAAGAAGTCCGACAATATGCAGATGATATTCACAAAATCTGGATCAGACTTACCACAGAAGTACCAAGACTACCAGATGATTTTCCCATTATTGAATTGAATATAACTAGTGATGATAATTTCGAGCAGTTTTATAATAAAATTTCTTTATCTGACGATAACTTTGTAGATTCTGTAACTTTTTCTTCCCGCAATATTGTTTGGGGAATAGCAGATATAAATAGCAGTAAAGACCAACTTACACAAATTCAAGATATTAATGCTAACTCAAGACTTAGAGAAGAGTTTAGGAGAATTTTGACTGAAGTACAGAAGGATCAGCTTGAATTTGGAAACTACTTTTTTTGTGAAATCCCTCCTAAAGATGTCATAGCAGAAATATCTCAGTATCCTAAGTTAGTTGATATATGGTTAACCCCTATAAAACCTGAATACGATAATAAGACAGCAGAGAAAATCATTCAGATAGGTAGTACCTTTTATTCAATTCTCTGCTCTGTTTTACTAGATGTAAACCACCCGCACGCAATAAATTTATATCATTACCTTAAAAATATTAATCGCAAAATCAGCCTAAAAAATTCGCCTACCAATATTTGTTTCCTAGATTATGCTCTTTTTCAAGTCATACCTAATGGCTCTATAGAAAATGAATGGCAGTCTCGGTTTGAGTCTTGTAATTCAGACCTAGAACTCATGGAAATGACTATTGCTGCTCAACAAGGTCATGCTTTGAATTGGTTAAATTCTTATATAAATACTAAACTTAATTCGTCTGCTCCTTTGGATTTCTCTCGTGCTGTAACGATTCTGGGATTTTTAGAAACCGATGATGCTTTTACTCGTCTTAGTCAACTTAAAGAAGAACAACCAAATACTTGGAAAAAGGAAATAATAAATATATCGCTCAATCGTTGGCAAAGTAATTCGTGGGCTAAACAGTGGTTTTATCTCTTTATGAATACAGATGATCGTCTAATGGCGTGGAGCTATTTTAGGTTATTCTTACGTTGTGTAGATAAACGATTCTGGCTATGGAAGGATAAACTTATTTGTAATTCTTCATCTAATAATTTTCACCAACTTTATCTTATTTTCTTTGAAGAAAACATCAATAAAATTGAGAACTTTATCAGAAAATATGAAAGGGATCTAGAAAAATATTTTCTCTGTTATAGACTATCTCAAGAATTATTGCAAATATCACATAAATAA
- a CDS encoding ISAs1 family transposase encodes MKLKPKITIADHFLEIQDPRIDRTKRHNLIDIMTIAICAVICGADGWVAVETYGCAKYEWLKTFLELPNGIPSHDTFARVFAQINPQQFESCFINWMKSITKMTNGEVVAIDGKTLRGSYDKSSEQSAIQIVSAWATTSKLVLGQVKVDKKSNEITAIPELLKVLDLSGCIVTIDAIGCQKEIVRVITEQDADYVITLKKNQGNLYDEVEKLFQSGISTDFEGIEHSTYKTEEKGHSRHEIRHYVMLSQIQSRLNPDSVWSKFNSVGMVESVRSLEGKTTVETRYFISSLEDNAQQFGNSIRSHWGVENSLHWVLDVALKEDDCRIRKDNAPENFAILRHIAVNLLGQEKRVKRGIKNKQFLAGLDNNYLARVLALA; translated from the coding sequence ATGAAGCTAAAGCCAAAAATCACAATTGCTGACCATTTTTTGGAAATACAAGACCCACGAATAGATCGCACAAAGCGTCATAACTTAATCGATATCATGACGATTGCTATTTGTGCAGTAATTTGTGGTGCCGATGGCTGGGTGGCAGTTGAAACATACGGATGTGCGAAGTATGAGTGGTTAAAAACATTTTTAGAATTACCAAATGGCATTCCATCTCACGATACATTTGCACGAGTTTTTGCACAAATAAATCCTCAACAATTCGAGTCATGTTTTATTAATTGGATGAAATCAATAACTAAGATGACTAATGGTGAAGTTGTCGCCATTGATGGTAAAACCTTACGCGGTTCTTACGATAAAAGTAGTGAGCAAAGTGCAATCCAAATAGTAAGTGCTTGGGCAACTACAAGTAAATTAGTATTGGGACAAGTTAAAGTTGATAAAAAATCAAATGAGATTACAGCAATCCCAGAATTATTAAAAGTCTTGGATCTATCTGGATGTATTGTCACGATTGACGCAATCGGTTGTCAAAAAGAAATTGTAAGAGTAATTACAGAGCAAGATGCGGATTATGTAATTACGTTAAAAAAGAATCAAGGAAATCTTTATGATGAAGTTGAAAAATTATTCCAGTCAGGGATAAGTACAGATTTTGAGGGGATTGAGCATAGCACATATAAAACAGAAGAAAAAGGGCATAGTCGTCATGAAATCCGCCACTATGTGATGTTATCTCAGATTCAGTCTCGACTTAACCCAGATTCAGTTTGGTCAAAGTTTAATAGTGTTGGTATGGTAGAGTCCGTCCGTTCATTAGAAGGTAAAACGACAGTTGAAACTCGCTATTTTATTAGTAGCCTAGAAGATAATGCCCAACAGTTTGGTAATTCTATTCGCAGTCATTGGGGAGTTGAGAATTCATTACATTGGGTATTGGATGTCGCCTTGAAGGAAGACGACTGTCGGATTAGGAAAGATAATGCTCCAGAGAATTTTGCAATTCTCAGACATATTGCAGTCAATCTTTTAGGTCAAGAGAAGCGTGTAAAACGTGGAATAAAAAACAAACAGTTTCTTGCTGGGCTGGATAACAATTATTTAGCAAGAGTTTTAGCATTAGCATAA